Proteins found in one Bacillus subtilis subsp. subtilis str. 168 genomic segment:
- the ldeE gene encoding methylcrotonoyl-CoA carboxylase subunit (leucine degradation) (Evidence 2b: Function from indirect experimental evidences (e.g. phenotypes); PubMedId: 19935659; Product type e: enzyme), with the protein MLMDYEKERTERAERIRKGGAEKYHQSNREKGKLFVRERLSLLFDDDIELEDAFFAECMSDGLPADGVVTAIGKIGGQTVCVMANDSTVKAGSWGAKTVEKIIRIQEIAEKLNCPLIYLVDSAGARITDQINVFPGRRGAGRIFYNQVKLSGRIPQICLLFGPSAAGGAYIPAFCDIVVMVDGNASMYLGSPRMAEMVIGEKVSLEEMGGARMHCSISGCGDILAETEEEAIQLVRAYLSYFPANFQEKAPIHEKRPPKHFETPLADVIPQNQNAPFDMHELIERVIDEDSFFEIKALFAPELLTGLARIHGQPVGIVANQPKVKGGVLFHDSADKAAKFITLCDAFHIPLLFLADIPGFMIGTKVEQAGIIRHGAKMISAMSEATVPKLSVIVRKAYGAGLYAMAGPAFEPDCCLALPTAQIAVMGPEAAVNAVYAKKIAELPEEERAAFISSKREEYKEDINIYRLASEMIIDAVIPANSLRDELAKRLKAYMTKEMTFTNRKHPVYPV; encoded by the coding sequence ATGCTGATGGATTATGAAAAGGAACGAACAGAACGGGCTGAACGGATTCGAAAAGGCGGAGCGGAAAAGTATCATCAAAGCAATCGGGAAAAAGGCAAGCTCTTTGTCAGAGAGCGGCTTTCCCTTCTCTTTGACGATGACATTGAGCTAGAAGACGCTTTTTTTGCGGAATGTATGTCAGACGGGCTTCCCGCTGACGGAGTTGTAACCGCTATCGGCAAAATCGGCGGCCAAACCGTTTGCGTCATGGCGAATGATTCAACAGTGAAAGCGGGGTCATGGGGAGCAAAAACAGTTGAAAAAATCATCAGAATTCAAGAAATCGCCGAAAAATTAAACTGTCCGCTCATTTATTTAGTCGATTCGGCAGGCGCCCGAATTACCGACCAAATCAATGTCTTTCCAGGGAGACGCGGTGCAGGAAGAATTTTTTACAATCAAGTCAAATTATCGGGACGCATTCCGCAAATCTGTCTGCTTTTCGGACCATCTGCGGCAGGAGGCGCTTATATTCCGGCCTTCTGTGATATCGTCGTTATGGTAGACGGTAACGCCTCCATGTATTTAGGTTCGCCAAGGATGGCGGAAATGGTTATTGGAGAAAAAGTGTCTCTCGAAGAAATGGGTGGCGCCCGTATGCATTGCTCAATCTCCGGCTGCGGAGATATTCTTGCAGAAACTGAAGAAGAAGCCATACAGCTGGTGCGGGCTTATTTGTCTTACTTTCCGGCAAATTTTCAAGAAAAAGCGCCCATTCATGAGAAACGCCCGCCAAAACACTTCGAAACTCCGCTTGCCGACGTCATTCCGCAAAATCAAAACGCACCTTTTGATATGCATGAGCTCATTGAGCGGGTCATAGATGAAGACTCATTTTTTGAGATCAAAGCCTTATTTGCACCGGAATTATTGACGGGCCTCGCACGAATCCACGGACAGCCTGTCGGCATTGTTGCAAACCAGCCGAAGGTAAAAGGAGGCGTCTTATTCCACGATTCAGCAGACAAAGCGGCTAAGTTTATTACCTTATGTGACGCTTTTCATATCCCATTGCTGTTCTTAGCCGATATCCCCGGTTTTATGATTGGCACAAAAGTAGAACAGGCTGGGATTATCAGACACGGAGCGAAAATGATTTCTGCGATGTCGGAGGCAACTGTTCCAAAACTCTCTGTCATTGTCCGAAAAGCTTACGGGGCGGGGTTGTATGCAATGGCAGGGCCGGCATTTGAACCGGATTGCTGTCTAGCGCTCCCAACCGCCCAAATCGCCGTCATGGGCCCTGAGGCCGCTGTAAACGCTGTCTACGCTAAAAAAATCGCCGAGCTGCCAGAAGAAGAGAGAGCCGCATTTATCAGCAGCAAACGGGAGGAATACAAAGAGGACATCAATATCTACCGTCTGGCTTCAGAAATGATCATTGATGCTGTTATCCCAGCCAATTCGCTGCGTGATGAGCTGGCCAAACGGCTCAAGGCATACATGACAAAGGAAATGACATTTACCAATCGAAAGCATCCGGTTTATCCGGTGTAA
- the ldeF gene encoding methylglutaconyl-CoA hydratase (leucine degradation) (Evidence 2b: Function from indirect experimental evidences (e.g. phenotypes); PubMedId: 19935659; Product type e: enzyme), whose amino-acid sequence MGDSILFTVKNEHMALITLNRPQAANALSAEMLRNLQMIIQEIEFNSNIRCVILTGTGEKAFCAGADLKERIKLKEDQVLESVSLIQRTAALLDALPQPVIAAINGSALGGGLELALACDLRIATEAAVLGLPETGLAIIPGAGGTQRLPRLIGRGKAKEFIYTGRRVTAHEAKEIGLVEHVTAPCDLMPKAEELAAAISANGPIAVRQAKFAINKGLETDLATGLAIEQKAYEQTIPTKDRREGLQAFQEKRRAVYKGI is encoded by the coding sequence ATGGGAGATTCTATTCTTTTTACTGTTAAAAATGAACATATGGCGTTGATCACCTTAAACAGGCCTCAGGCAGCAAATGCTCTTTCAGCGGAAATGCTTAGAAACCTGCAAATGATTATCCAGGAAATTGAATTTAACTCAAACATCCGTTGCGTCATCCTCACAGGCACCGGTGAAAAAGCGTTTTGTGCAGGGGCAGACCTGAAGGAACGGATAAAACTGAAAGAAGATCAGGTTCTGGAAAGTGTATCTCTCATTCAAAGAACGGCGGCTTTACTTGATGCCTTGCCGCAGCCGGTCATAGCTGCGATAAATGGAAGCGCATTAGGCGGCGGACTAGAATTGGCATTGGCATGCGACCTTCGAATCGCAACTGAAGCAGCTGTGCTGGGACTTCCGGAAACAGGGTTAGCTATTATCCCGGGCGCTGGAGGGACCCAAAGGCTGCCCCGGCTGATTGGCAGAGGAAAAGCAAAAGAATTCATTTATACAGGCAGACGCGTGACCGCACACGAAGCAAAAGAAATCGGCCTTGTAGAGCATGTCACGGCTCCTTGTGACCTTATGCCAAAAGCAGAGGAACTGGCCGCAGCCATTTCTGCCAACGGACCGATCGCTGTCCGTCAGGCTAAATTTGCAATCAATAAAGGATTGGAGACAGATCTTGCTACAGGCCTTGCGATTGAACAAAAAGCGTATGAACAAACCATCCCGACAAAAGACAGGAGAGAAGGGCTTCAGGCCTTTCAAGAAAAAAGACGGGCCGTATACAAGGGAATATAA
- the ldeG gene encoding hydroxymethylglutaryl-CoA lyase (leucine degradation) (Evidence 2b: Function from indirect experimental evidences (e.g. phenotypes); PubMedId: 16330546, 19935659, 22720735; Product type e: enzyme) produces MPYPKKVTIKEVGPRDGLQNEPVWIATEDKITWINQLSRTGLSYIEITSFVHPKWIPALRDAIDVAKGIDREKGVTYAALVPNQRGLENALEGGINEACVFMSASETHNRKNINKSTSESLHILKQVNNDAQKANLTTRAYLSTVFGCPYEKDVPIEQVIRLSEALFEFGISELSLGDTIGAANPAQVETVLEALLARFPANQIALHFHDTRGTALANMVTALQMGITVFDGSAGGLGGCPYAPGSSGNAATEDIVYMLEQMDIKTNVKLEKLLSAAKWIEEKMGKPLPSRNLQVFKSS; encoded by the coding sequence ATGCCATATCCTAAAAAAGTGACAATCAAAGAAGTCGGCCCGCGTGATGGCTTACAAAACGAGCCCGTTTGGATCGCAACAGAGGATAAAATAACCTGGATCAACCAGCTTTCCCGGACAGGGCTGTCGTATATTGAAATCACATCCTTCGTTCACCCGAAATGGATTCCGGCGCTTCGAGATGCTATCGATGTAGCAAAAGGCATCGACCGAGAAAAAGGGGTAACGTACGCGGCACTTGTCCCGAATCAAAGAGGACTGGAGAATGCACTTGAAGGAGGCATTAACGAGGCTTGCGTTTTTATGTCCGCCAGCGAGACGCACAACAGAAAAAACATCAATAAATCCACTTCTGAATCCCTCCATATACTCAAACAAGTAAACAACGACGCACAAAAAGCAAACCTCACAACAAGAGCCTACCTCTCGACTGTTTTCGGCTGTCCGTACGAAAAAGATGTCCCCATTGAACAAGTCATTCGCCTTTCAGAAGCTCTATTTGAATTTGGGATTTCTGAACTGTCGCTTGGAGATACGATTGGAGCAGCTAATCCCGCCCAAGTGGAAACTGTACTTGAAGCTCTTTTGGCACGATTCCCGGCTAATCAAATTGCCCTGCATTTTCATGATACGAGAGGAACCGCTCTGGCCAACATGGTCACAGCACTCCAAATGGGCATCACGGTGTTCGACGGCTCGGCAGGCGGGCTTGGGGGATGCCCATATGCGCCAGGTTCATCAGGAAACGCCGCAACTGAGGATATCGTGTACATGCTTGAACAGATGGATATCAAAACAAATGTAAAGCTAGAAAAACTGCTATCTGCGGCCAAATGGATTGAAGAAAAAATGGGCAAACCGCTGCCGAGCAGAAATTTACAGGTGTTTAAATCATCTTGA
- the lgeHB gene encoding methylcrotonyl-CoA carboxylase; biotinylated subunit (leucine degradation) (Evidence 1a: Function from experimental evidences in the studied strain; Product type c: carrier) — MTVSIQMAGNLWKVHVKAGDQIEKGQEVAILESMKMEIPIVADRSGIVKEVKKKEGDFVNEGDVLLELSNSTQ; from the coding sequence ATGACGGTTAGCATACAAATGGCAGGAAACCTGTGGAAAGTCCACGTCAAAGCCGGCGACCAAATCGAAAAGGGCCAGGAGGTAGCCATTTTGGAATCGATGAAAATGGAAATCCCGATCGTTGCAGATAGAAGCGGAATCGTAAAAGAAGTCAAAAAAAAGGAAGGCGACTTTGTAAATGAAGGAGACGTACTGCTCGAACTGAGCAATTCCACTCAATAA
- the ldeHA gene encoding biotin carboxylase for subunit LdeHB of methylcrotonyl-CoA carboxylase (Evidence 2b: Function from indirect experimental evidences (e.g. phenotypes); PubMedId: 7915138, 19935659; Product type e: enzyme), with product MFTKVLIANRGEIAMRIIRTCSRLGIKTVAVYSEADKDAPHTKAATEAYLIGESRVSESYLNIERIIKTAKKAKADAIHPGYGLLSENSRFAERCKQENIVFIGPSPDIIAKMGSKIEARKAMEAAGVPVVPGVSESLGDIEAACRTASQIGYPVMLKASAGGGGIGMQRVENEEALKKAYEGNKKRAADFFGDGSMYIEKVIEHARHIEVQLLADQHGHTVHLFERDCSVQRRHQKVIEEAPSPFVDDELRMKIGQTAVKAAKAIGYTNAGTIEFIVDQKQNFYFLEMNTRLQVEHPVTEEITGLDLVEQQLRIAAGHTLTFSQKDIQRNGHAIEVRIYAEDPKTFFPSPGTITAFSLPDQKGVRHECAVAKDSTVTPFYDPMIAKMIVKGQTRTEAIEKLETALRDYRVEGIKTNLPLLIQAAATKAFKEGDVTTDFLKQHL from the coding sequence ATGTTTACAAAAGTACTGATCGCCAACCGCGGTGAAATTGCAATGAGAATTATCCGAACATGCAGCCGTCTCGGCATTAAAACGGTCGCTGTTTATTCAGAAGCAGACAAGGACGCGCCCCATACAAAAGCCGCTACAGAGGCATATTTGATCGGGGAATCGAGAGTCAGTGAAAGTTATTTAAATATAGAGAGAATCATAAAGACGGCGAAAAAAGCAAAAGCCGACGCGATCCACCCGGGATATGGATTGTTATCAGAAAACAGCCGGTTCGCTGAACGCTGCAAGCAAGAAAACATCGTGTTTATCGGACCTTCCCCTGATATCATCGCAAAGATGGGCAGCAAAATTGAAGCGCGAAAAGCAATGGAGGCTGCAGGTGTCCCTGTGGTGCCGGGCGTTTCTGAATCCCTCGGAGATATAGAGGCAGCCTGCCGCACCGCAAGTCAAATCGGCTATCCTGTCATGCTGAAAGCTTCAGCGGGCGGAGGCGGCATCGGAATGCAGCGTGTTGAAAATGAAGAAGCATTAAAAAAAGCGTACGAGGGAAACAAAAAGCGCGCAGCAGATTTTTTCGGTGACGGGTCTATGTATATAGAAAAAGTTATTGAACATGCGCGCCACATCGAGGTTCAGCTTTTGGCCGATCAACACGGCCATACAGTACATCTGTTTGAACGTGATTGCTCTGTTCAGAGGCGCCACCAAAAAGTCATTGAAGAAGCACCGTCTCCATTTGTAGACGATGAACTAAGAATGAAGATCGGTCAAACAGCGGTAAAAGCAGCGAAGGCAATCGGCTATACGAACGCAGGCACCATCGAATTTATAGTTGACCAGAAACAAAATTTTTATTTCCTCGAAATGAATACGAGACTGCAAGTTGAACACCCCGTGACTGAAGAAATAACAGGCCTGGACTTAGTTGAGCAGCAGCTGCGGATTGCTGCGGGCCATACACTCACATTCTCCCAAAAAGACATCCAACGGAACGGGCATGCGATAGAGGTTCGAATATACGCGGAAGATCCCAAGACCTTCTTCCCGTCACCAGGTACGATCACTGCGTTTTCACTTCCTGACCAAAAAGGAGTCAGACACGAATGTGCGGTAGCAAAAGACAGCACCGTTACCCCTTTTTATGACCCGATGATCGCTAAGATGATTGTCAAAGGCCAAACCAGAACAGAAGCAATTGAAAAACTAGAGACAGCGCTTCGCGACTATCGTGTAGAGGGAATCAAAACAAACCTTCCGCTCCTCATACAGGCTGCGGCAACAAAGGCATTTAAAGAAGGGGATGTCACGACTGACTTTTTGAAACAGCACCTATAA
- the ldeI gene encoding acetoacetyl-CoA synthetase (Evidence 2b: Function from indirect experimental evidences (e.g. phenotypes); PubMedId: 12535077, 15213221, 19935659; Product type e: enzyme) → MAELIHSTIGRLLEQTADAYPDRDAVVYPDRNIRYTYAQFDSLCRQTAKGLMRMGIGKGDHVAIWASNISEWLAVQFATAKIGAVLVTVNTNYQAHELDYLLKQSDAAALIIMDSYRGTSYPDIVNSLIPELQEAKPGQLKSERYPFLKTLIYIGNKRLSGMYHWDDTEILAKTVTDAELEERMNSLDKDNVINMQYTSGTTGFPKGVMLTHFNVINNAANIAECMALTSQDRMCIPVPFFHCFGCVLGVLACVSVGAAMIPVQEFDPVTVLKTVEKEKCTVLHGVPTMFIAELHHPDFDAYDLSTLRTGIMAGSPCPSEVMKAVIERMGMKDITIAYGQTEASPVITQTRANDSFIRRVETTGRALPHTEVKIVEPGTCQEVQRGMQGELCTRGYHVMKGYYKDKDATRKAINHDGWLFTGDLAVMDEDGYCRITGRLKDMLIRGGENIYPREIEEFLYQHPAVLDVQVVGVPDAKFGEEAAAWIKLKDGKSVSPDELKAYCKGKIARHKIPRYVIFTDDYPMTASGKIQKYKLREKTIEMFNLSSSQ, encoded by the coding sequence ATGGCTGAACTCATCCATTCCACAATCGGCAGGCTGCTGGAACAAACAGCTGATGCGTATCCCGATCGAGATGCTGTTGTGTATCCAGACCGAAATATCCGCTATACGTACGCTCAATTTGACAGTCTGTGCCGTCAAACCGCTAAAGGTCTCATGCGGATGGGGATTGGAAAAGGAGACCACGTCGCCATATGGGCTTCTAATATCTCTGAATGGCTTGCCGTCCAGTTCGCAACTGCGAAGATCGGAGCCGTGCTCGTGACCGTCAATACCAATTATCAAGCACATGAGCTTGATTACTTGTTAAAGCAATCGGATGCCGCGGCGCTTATTATCATGGATTCATACAGGGGCACTTCTTATCCAGACATCGTGAACAGTTTAATTCCAGAACTGCAAGAAGCAAAGCCCGGCCAACTGAAATCTGAACGCTATCCCTTTTTAAAAACGCTGATCTATATTGGCAATAAACGATTGTCTGGCATGTATCATTGGGACGATACAGAGATATTGGCGAAAACAGTGACAGATGCTGAGCTTGAAGAGAGAATGAACAGCCTGGATAAAGACAATGTGATTAATATGCAATACACATCAGGAACGACAGGGTTTCCAAAAGGCGTGATGCTGACCCATTTCAATGTCATCAATAACGCTGCTAATATCGCTGAATGTATGGCTTTAACCTCTCAAGACCGCATGTGCATCCCTGTTCCGTTTTTTCACTGCTTTGGATGCGTCCTTGGGGTTTTGGCATGTGTATCCGTCGGGGCAGCCATGATACCCGTGCAAGAATTTGATCCCGTTACCGTCCTTAAAACGGTAGAAAAAGAGAAATGCACAGTGCTCCATGGTGTGCCTACCATGTTTATCGCCGAGCTGCATCATCCGGATTTTGATGCATATGATCTATCGACGCTCCGAACAGGAATCATGGCCGGCTCTCCCTGTCCAAGTGAAGTGATGAAAGCTGTGATTGAAAGGATGGGCATGAAAGACATTACGATCGCCTATGGACAAACCGAAGCCTCGCCAGTCATTACACAAACGAGAGCAAATGATTCCTTCATAAGAAGAGTCGAAACAACCGGCCGTGCCCTGCCACATACTGAGGTGAAAATTGTAGAACCCGGGACATGTCAAGAAGTTCAAAGAGGCATGCAGGGAGAACTGTGCACCCGTGGCTATCACGTCATGAAAGGCTATTATAAAGACAAAGATGCGACCAGAAAAGCAATCAATCATGACGGATGGCTGTTTACCGGAGATCTTGCTGTCATGGATGAAGACGGGTACTGCCGCATCACCGGAAGATTAAAAGATATGCTCATCAGAGGCGGCGAGAACATTTATCCGCGGGAAATTGAAGAATTTTTATACCAGCATCCCGCTGTTTTAGATGTACAGGTGGTTGGTGTGCCTGACGCCAAATTCGGGGAGGAAGCTGCAGCCTGGATTAAACTGAAAGACGGTAAAAGCGTTTCACCTGATGAGCTTAAAGCCTATTGCAAAGGGAAAATCGCCCGCCACAAAATTCCGCGTTATGTTATTTTTACGGATGACTATCCGATGACGGCCTCAGGCAAAATTCAAAAATATAAACTGCGAGAAAAAACGATTGAAATGTTCAACTTATCATCAAGTCAATGA
- the ldeJ gene encoding isovaleryl-CoA dehydrogenase (leucine degradation) (Evidence 2b: Function from indirect experimental evidences (e.g. phenotypes); PubMedId: 8655474, 17085570, 19935659; Product type e: enzyme) — MNFELTKEQQMVREMVKDFAKKEIAPHAEHVDQTGEFPMQTFKKMGELGLMGIPFPEEYGGSGGDTISYALAVEEVGKACGSTGLSYAAAVSLGASPLYYFGTEEQKQTHLTPLASGTALGSFGLTEPNAGSDAGGTQTKAISNGDEYVINGEKCWITNASYARTVIVTAVTGKNKDGKNIISALIVPTDTPGLTITSPYDKMGVRGSNTAEILLEDVRVPAANLLGDPTKGFKQFLYTLDGGRISIAALAVGIAQAALDASLAYAKERKQFGQPISSFQAIQFKLADMAMEIDLARQMVLKAAWLKDHNRPFTKEAAYAKLFASEMATRACNQAIQIHGGSGYMKEYGVERMLRDAKLMEIGEGTSEIQRLVIARQLLK, encoded by the coding sequence GTGAATTTTGAGCTGACAAAAGAACAACAAATGGTGCGTGAAATGGTAAAAGATTTTGCGAAAAAAGAAATTGCTCCTCACGCTGAACATGTAGATCAAACAGGCGAGTTCCCGATGCAAACATTTAAAAAAATGGGTGAACTCGGTCTGATGGGTATTCCATTTCCAGAAGAATACGGCGGATCTGGCGGTGATACGATTTCATATGCCTTAGCGGTTGAAGAAGTCGGCAAAGCCTGCGGCAGTACTGGATTAAGCTATGCTGCAGCGGTCTCGCTAGGCGCAAGCCCTCTTTACTACTTCGGAACAGAAGAGCAAAAACAGACGCATTTGACGCCGCTGGCTTCAGGCACAGCACTCGGATCATTCGGCCTGACGGAGCCAAATGCCGGCTCAGATGCAGGAGGCACTCAAACAAAAGCGATTTCAAATGGTGACGAGTATGTAATCAACGGCGAAAAGTGCTGGATCACTAATGCAAGCTACGCACGCACAGTTATTGTAACCGCCGTAACAGGCAAAAACAAAGACGGAAAAAACATCATCTCCGCATTAATCGTGCCAACTGACACACCAGGACTTACGATTACGAGCCCGTACGATAAAATGGGCGTCCGCGGTTCGAATACAGCGGAAATCTTGCTTGAAGATGTAAGAGTGCCTGCGGCCAACTTACTTGGCGATCCAACAAAAGGGTTTAAACAGTTTCTATATACGCTGGATGGTGGTCGAATCTCCATCGCTGCTCTTGCAGTCGGCATTGCCCAAGCGGCCCTTGACGCATCATTGGCATATGCGAAAGAGCGAAAGCAGTTTGGACAGCCGATTTCTTCCTTTCAAGCGATTCAATTTAAGCTTGCTGACATGGCGATGGAAATTGATCTGGCACGGCAAATGGTGTTAAAAGCCGCCTGGCTGAAAGATCATAACCGCCCGTTCACCAAAGAAGCGGCGTACGCCAAGCTATTCGCATCTGAAATGGCGACAAGAGCTTGCAATCAAGCCATTCAAATCCATGGAGGTTCAGGCTATATGAAAGAGTATGGGGTGGAACGGATGCTGCGGGACGCAAAATTAATGGAAATCGGTGAAGGCACATCTGAAATTCAGCGTCTCGTGATCGCCAGACAGCTTTTAAAATAA
- the ynzE gene encoding hypothetical protein (Evidence 4: Unknown function but conserved in other organisms) — protein MLTDPAEEAFLPNFLLLGAGTALVLCLVFFLYQKLDQSQFAVIKLGIWGSAVGLLMDTISLWNLPLIFPALSKGQVIAFTIWMVCAYCMYLLIPLILSHKK, from the coding sequence GTGTTGACTGATCCGGCTGAAGAAGCCTTTTTGCCGAACTTTCTTCTCTTGGGAGCGGGCACTGCTCTTGTTTTATGCCTTGTGTTCTTTCTCTATCAAAAACTCGATCAATCACAGTTCGCGGTGATCAAGCTAGGTATATGGGGATCAGCGGTCGGTTTATTGATGGATACGATTTCCCTTTGGAATCTTCCCCTCATCTTCCCGGCTTTATCAAAGGGCCAAGTTATTGCGTTTACGATATGGATGGTATGCGCCTACTGCATGTATTTGCTCATCCCGCTGATATTATCACATAAAAAATGA
- a CDS encoding hypothetical protein (Evidence 4: Unknown function but conserved in other organisms) encodes MNMEAVFGHLPLLESEKLVLNKNKIEEKHVQDVFYVFISSLVRCHIIFCAVRRCCVD; translated from the coding sequence ATGAATATGGAGGCGGTGTTTGGACATTTACCATTATTGGAATCTGAGAAACTAGTACTAAATAAAAATAAAATCGAAGAGAAACACGTACAGGACGTGTTTTACGTTTTCATTTCTAGTCTGGTTAGGTGCCACATTATTTTTTGTGCTGTTCGGAGATGCTGTGTTGACTGA
- the yngK gene encoding putative exported glycoside hydrolase (Evidence 3: Putative function from multiple computational evidences; PubMedId: 10960106; Product type s: structure): MKVCQKSIVRFLVSLIIGTFVISVPFMANAQSDRELRAVWIASVLNIDWPSKKGLSVKEQKQEYIKLLDDVQKMGMNAVIVQIKPTADAFYPSAYGPWSEYLTGVQGKDPGYDPLAFMIEETHKRNLEFHAWFNPYRITMNHTDLNKLSEDHPARKHPDWVAAYGNQLYYHPGIPEARDFIVKGIEEVVKHYDIDAVHMDDYFYPYKIAGQEFPDQAQYEQYGKDAFSNIDDWRRDNVNQLVKQINQTIKAAKPYVKFGISPFGVWRNAADDPTGSNTKAGVRNYDDLYADTRHWIQEGDIDYIAPQIYWSIGFNAAAYDVLADWWSNEVKNRPVHLYIGQAAYKINNNFDPPWSDPEEYVRQITLNRQLELVKGSMHFSLKDLNKNPLGIKDSLSTDLYSKPALVPQMPWLDNTAPKKPKLTKVTEDKNGNLLQIKDHPSNQKTKETAYYAIYRAEGKKQRTLLATQRKTHEQQTFLDNTADPNKKYTYYVTSADRLHNESKASKRTTK, translated from the coding sequence ATGAAGGTTTGCCAAAAGTCGATTGTCCGTTTCCTTGTCAGCTTGATCATCGGAACGTTTGTCATTTCCGTTCCGTTTATGGCCAATGCGCAGTCTGACAGGGAGCTGAGAGCCGTATGGATTGCTTCCGTATTAAATATTGATTGGCCGTCCAAAAAAGGGTTATCTGTGAAAGAGCAAAAACAGGAGTATATCAAACTGCTGGACGATGTGCAAAAAATGGGAATGAATGCCGTTATCGTTCAGATTAAACCGACGGCTGATGCCTTTTATCCGTCAGCTTACGGGCCTTGGTCGGAATACTTAACCGGTGTCCAAGGGAAGGACCCCGGCTATGATCCTCTTGCATTTATGATTGAAGAAACCCATAAACGAAATTTGGAATTTCACGCGTGGTTTAATCCTTACCGTATTACAATGAATCATACAGATCTTAATAAATTGTCTGAGGATCACCCGGCAAGAAAACATCCAGATTGGGTTGCCGCCTATGGAAACCAGCTGTATTATCATCCAGGCATTCCAGAAGCGAGAGATTTTATCGTCAAAGGCATTGAAGAAGTCGTAAAACATTATGATATCGATGCTGTTCATATGGATGATTATTTTTACCCTTATAAAATAGCGGGACAGGAATTTCCTGATCAAGCACAGTACGAACAATACGGAAAAGACGCTTTTTCTAATATCGATGACTGGCGGCGGGACAATGTGAACCAGCTTGTCAAACAAATCAACCAAACAATTAAAGCTGCAAAACCGTATGTCAAATTCGGCATCAGTCCCTTTGGAGTATGGAGAAACGCCGCAGATGACCCGACCGGATCGAATACAAAAGCAGGCGTCAGAAATTATGACGATCTATATGCAGACACAAGGCATTGGATCCAAGAAGGCGACATCGATTATATTGCTCCGCAAATTTATTGGAGTATCGGCTTTAACGCAGCGGCTTACGACGTGCTGGCTGATTGGTGGAGCAATGAAGTCAAAAATAGGCCTGTTCACTTATATATTGGCCAGGCAGCATATAAAATCAATAACAATTTTGATCCGCCTTGGTCCGATCCTGAGGAATATGTGCGGCAAATCACTTTGAACCGCCAGCTTGAACTGGTGAAAGGAAGCATGCATTTCAGCCTCAAGGACCTCAACAAAAATCCGCTTGGCATCAAAGACAGTCTCAGCACCGATCTTTACAGCAAGCCGGCACTGGTTCCGCAAATGCCTTGGCTTGACAATACCGCCCCAAAAAAACCGAAGCTTACGAAAGTCACCGAAGACAAAAACGGCAATCTTCTGCAGATTAAAGATCACCCATCAAATCAAAAAACGAAAGAAACAGCCTATTATGCGATATACAGAGCCGAAGGGAAAAAGCAGAGAACATTGCTGGCAACGCAAAGAAAAACACATGAGCAGCAAACCTTCTTAGATAACACGGCAGATCCCAACAAGAAATATACGTATTATGTCACTTCAGCAGACCGGCTTCATAACGAAAGCAAAGCTTCCAAACGAACAACAAAATAA